A genomic region of Anoplolepis gracilipes unplaced genomic scaffold, ASM4749672v1 Contig25, whole genome shotgun sequence contains the following coding sequences:
- the LOC140675816 gene encoding uncharacterized protein, with amino-acid sequence MVARVLQANLNHARQAQDLFVHTLAERGCGLGIAAEPYQIPEHPSWVGDELGSVALTWRADARASLSATLVGKGKGWVAVRWGPVLVIGVYLPPSLDLSGFAERLLNEGGISTCVRERGESVVDLIWASPATLNKVLGWKVATEVETLSDHRYIVYGLVVTPEQVLQRRRLRETTSPRRWSTKKMNENAFMASILSATWLERGESGEADRDIE; translated from the exons atggtgGCTCGGGTCCTGCAGGCAAATCTCAACCACGCCCGTCAGGCGCAAGACTTGTTTGTGCACACTCTGGCGGAGCGTGGTTGTGGTTTGGGCATTGCTGCGGAGCCGTACCAGATCCCCGAGCACCCTTCGTGGGTGGGGGACGAGTTGGGCTCCGTAGCCCTTACATGGAGGGCGGATGCTCGCGCCTCACTTTCCGCCACATTGGTGGGCAAGGGCAAAGGGTGGGTGGCGGTCAGGTGGGGACCCGTTTTGGTCATCGGGGTCTACCTGCCGCCTAGTCTGGACCTCTCAGGATTTGCTGAGAG GCTGCTGAACGAGGGAGGGATAAGCACCTGCGTACGGGAAAGGGGAGAGTCGGTGGTGGACCTTATCTGGGCCTCCCCAGCGACCCTCAACAAGGTGCTAGGGTGGAAGGTGGCCACGGAGGTCGAGACCTTGTCAGATCATAGGTACATAGTCTACGGCCTCGTGGTCACACCCGAGCAGGTGCTCCAGCGTCGACGGCTGAGAGAGACGACCTCTCCTAGGCGCTGGAGCACAAAGAAAATGAACGAGAACGCCTTTATGGCCTCGATCCTTTCGGCCACGTGGCTGGAGAGAGGAGAATCGGGAGAGGCCGATAGGGACATAGAGTAG